The Spirochaetaceae bacterium DNA window ATACCGTCCATCGACCTAGAAATTTCCTGTACCGATTCAATAGTTTCTTTCATCGATTGTTTACCGGTATCGGCATCTTTGCCCAGTTCATTGATAATACCAAGCTGCTGCTGTAAAAGGCTTGAGATGTTTTTTAAGGCACTAAATATTTCGGCCATATGCTCCTTTTCTTTTTCCAGCAAATCCATATTATAGTGAGCGCAATTTTGGGGCTTGTTAAGCTTATTAAAAATAGCCGTTGCCATTGCTTTACAAGTGCCGTACCCACAAGCAGGGCAATCGTAAATATCCTCCGGCTTGTATTTACCAAAACTGCGGTAAACCTCTGCCAGTTGCGCTTCGTTAGGAGATTTAAGATTATTATTGGCAGAATAATCATGGTAGCTGCGGTTATAAAGGTCTTTTTGCCAATACTGCTTTACCAACTTATGGTATTTTTTAAGCGCTTGCTTACGTTTACCGGTTTTATGAAACTCTTCCAGCTGGCTGCTGCGTTCGTGGATAGCATTTTCCAGCACCACCGAAGGCACTTTAGCGTTACCTGTACCGGGCCCGCCGTTACAACCTTTTTCGCAGTTAAGGCAGTCAAGCAACAGCGGTAAGTTAATGTTACTATTTAATAGCTCGGAGATTTCTTCCATATAAGGATACACAACATGCACACCTTCAATCTTAACGGTACGCCGCCTTATACCCGGCTGGAAACGTTCGGCAGTCTCTAAAAGGCCACCGGGCGAAGGAAAGCGCACTGCCCGTTCGGCTAACGGCCCTTCGTACTCTACCTTAGGGAAGGAACTAAGATGGACATTGTGCTCCGCCATTCTCTCTTTTAATGCCAGCATAGTAACATTGTAATCGGCAAAGCCGGTTTCATCAAACTCGCGGCGTTTAGCTATACAAGGCGAAACTACCGCTATCTTATGATTATTATATTGAGGGTAATATTTACGAATCATCTTGATAATGTGCAGTATAGGGCTGTCCATCGGGGCAAGGTAAGGCAGCAGCTCGGGGTGATAAATTTGAATAAAATTAACGATAGCCGGGCAAGGCTGCGAAATAACCATACGCGGCTTCTTTTCTTTAATATGGTCGAGGTAAGAGGCTACGGTAAGCTCGGCTCCAAAACCTACATCAAATATCGCCTCAATACCCAGCGATTTAAGGTAGCCATTAAAATTAAGATACTCACCCGGAAAAAAAGAAGCAATAGCCGGCGCCACAACGGCCACTATTTTGCCGCCTTGCTTAAGCTCCTCATAAAAACTTGCCTCGTCATCGATGATTTGCCTAGCACCATGCCCGCAAATATCAACACAACAGCCGCAACCAATACACAAATTAGGGTTAATTTGCAGTTTTTCACCAGAGCCGTCCATACATAACTTAGCGGGACAAGCGGCAATACAAGCATAACAATTATTACATTTATCTTCATCTATTTTAACAACTGGGGTAAGTTTTGTAACCATATAATCTTTTTCCTTAATAAACAATAAGTGTTAAATTTATCCACTTTTTACCATTATATAGTACCTTAAACCAATAAGCAAGTATTATAAGTAAAAAAGGAGCAACTATCAAATTTATAAGCCGTTTATTAAGTATATCTTATTTTTAACCAACAATCAAGCATTATAAGTAAAGTTGAAAAATTAATAGCATTAATAACCTATTATTACTCGTTGTAACTAAAGCTAATCGGCTCATTTTTATTGATATTATTAAAATAAAAACTAAGCATAGCTTCTTCAAAACACTCATTATTAGCATAACTATAACCAAACACAACCGGCCATAGTTGCTCATCTTCCATACATAAATAAAAATAAACTTGCTGCCGCCAATCGTTAGGAAAATAATTATAAATATTTTTAAACATCTCTAATTTTAAATTGTAAGGTAAACCATATTTCCCGGCCGTTTCTACCAACGGTAACTTATAAATATTACTGGGGCGCTTAAGCCGTAAATGTTTTAAATTGGCCTTACTAAAAGTTAAGGTACCCAAACTAAGCATAACTATATCTTGCGGCTTAAAATTATCGATTAAACTTTTAAC harbors:
- a CDS encoding methyl-accepting chemotaxis protein, yielding MVTKLTPVVKIDEDKCNNCYACIAACPAKLCMDGSGEKLQINPNLCIGCGCCVDICGHGARQIIDDEASFYEELKQGGKIVAVVAPAIASFFPGEYLNFNGYLKSLGIEAIFDVGFGAELTVASYLDHIKEKKPRMVISQPCPAIVNFIQIYHPELLPYLAPMDSPILHIIKMIRKYYPQYNNHKIAVVSPCIAKRREFDETGFADYNVTMLALKERMAEHNVHLSSFPKVEYEGPLAERAVRFPSPGGLLETAERFQPGIRRRTVKIEGVHVVYPYMEEISELLNSNINLPLLLDCLNCEKGCNGGPGTGNAKVPSVVLENAIHERSSQLEEFHKTGKRKQALKKYHKLVKQYWQKDLYNRSYHDYSANNNLKSPNEAQLAEVYRSFGKYKPEDIYDCPACGYGTCKAMATAIFNKLNKPQNCAHYNMDLLEKEKEHMAEIFSALKNISSLLQQQLGIINELGKDADTGKQSMKETIESVQEISRSMDGIDSAIKIISDIATNTSLLSINASIEAAHAGAMGKGFAVVAGEIRRLSETTGENSQNISKTLSGIIDGINLSSTRSTDTDNLISDMSEKIKVFAAAMTELITNLSELSADSSEII